CGCCTGGGCGACGCGGTTGCGCGGGCCGGTCGAGAGCGAACCGGCACCCTCGCCGTCCACCTCGACCGACCACGAATCGGCAGGCCAAGCTTCGAAGTCGTCGTAGAGGGCGAGCGCGAGACCGAACGAGTCGTATCCCGAGCCGAGGTTCGCGGTGCTCGCCGGGACGCGAGCCGTGACAGAGCCGGACACGCGCACCGTCACAGGTGCTCGACGCGCACGACCGCCGCGACCGCGGCCACGACCTCGAGTGAGCCGACCTCGGCGAGCGCGGCCTGGAAGTCCGCTTCGCGGGCGAGGTGCGTGACGAAGACCAGCTCCGCCCGCCCGTCCTCGAGCGTGCGCTTCTGGATCACCGAAGCGATGGACACGCCGCGGTCCGCGAGCACGCCGGCGACCGCCGCGAGCACGCCGGGGCGGTCCGCGGTGACGAGCCGCAGGTAGTACGCGGTCTCGAGATCCGCGATGTCTCGCACCTCGAGCAGCTCGTGACACGTGCAGCCGACGAGGTTCAGGCAACCGCTGCGGATGTGGCGCGCCACCTCGATGAGGTCTCCGACGACCGCGGACGCGGCCGGCAGCGAGCCGGCTCCTTCTCCGAAGAACATCGTCTCGCCTACGGAATCGCCGACGACGTAGATGGCGTTGTACACGCCGTTCACGCTGGCCAGCGGATGGCTCGACGGGATCATCGTGGGATGCACCCTGACGTCGATACCCCCACCGGCGCGCCTCGCGATGGCGAGCAGCTTGATCGCGTAACCCATCTCGGCGGCGTACGCGATGTCGGCCGCGCTCACGCCGCGTATGCCTTCGGCGTGCACCTGCGAGAGCACGACGCGGGAGTTGAACGCGATCGATGCGAGGATGGCGATCTTCGCGGCGGCATCGAGACCGTCGACGTCCGCCGTGGGGTCGGCCTCGGCATAGCCCGCCGCCTGCGCTTCCGCGAGAGCGGCGTCGAAATCTAGTCCATCCTCGGCCATGCGGGTGAGGATGAAGTTCGTGGTGCCGTTCACGATGCCCACGACGCTGCGGATCTCGTTACCGTCCAGGCTGTGCTTGAGCGGCCCGATGATCGGGATGCCCCCGCCGACGCTCGCCTCGAACGCGATGTCGACTCCCGCCTGCTCGGCGGCCTCCATGACCTCGCGGCCATGGCTCGCCATCAGCGCCTTGTTCGCCGTCACCACGCTCTTCCCGGCGGCAAGCGCTTCGAGCACGATGCCGCGAGCCGCTCCCGTGCCTCCGACGAGCTCGACGACGACGTCGATGTCGGGATCGGAGAGGATGTCCGCCGCGTCGGTGGTGAACCGGTCGGCGGGGATGCCGAGCGCCGCGGCGCGCGCGGCGTCGCGGTCGGCGAAGCGCGTCAACTCGAGCGAGACGCCTGCCCGGCGTTCGAAGTCCTCGCCGTGACGGCGCAGGATATCCACCACGCCGCCGCCGACGGTGCCGAGTCCGATGAGGCCGATCCTGACGGTGCGCATCTTAGAGGCCCTCCGCGTCCAGCGCCGCCGACGAGGCGGCTCAGGAGACGATTGTACCCGATGCCGCGGTCACGACGGCTCCCCCGGCGCCGCCTGGGCACGGAGTCCGGCCGCTCGCGCCCTCAGGAGGTCGCGCCGGCCCTCGTCCTCCTCCTGCTCGGCCTCTTCATCGACGAGCAGCGCCAGAACGTGGATCTTCTCCGAAGAGCCGAGGAGCACGGCGGCCGTGGCCGGGTCGACCCGCCGCACGATATCGTCCTGCGACCCCAGGAGCAGCCCGTACGCTCTCTCCAGCTCGGCCTTCGCTTCCTCGCTCTCGCCGTTCTCCCGAAGGACGGCGATGCGAGCGAGGATCGCCGCGATGGTCTCGATCAGGCGGAGGATGTAGTCCTTCTGGAAGGCGCTCATCGGCTCCCCGCCTTCACCGCATCGGCTGCCGGACGACCGTCTTCCACTTCGCGGGATCGGCCTTGCGCACGTCGCTGAGGTAGATCTCGTGGTGCTTGCCGAAGCGCTCGCACCCGGCGCGCGCGATGAAGTCGTGTACCCGCTCGATGGTCGGGCTCTCCTCCGAGAACGGTCCGACGTGCATGATCTGCGCCGCCCTGCCTTCCGAGTACTCCTCGAAGCGCACGAGAGGCAGCGCCGCGGGGGCCTTCTTCCTGCGGACATCCTCGATCGCGCTCTCCACCATCTCGCCCGTGACGAAGTCCGGCTGGGCGATCATCATCGTCCACCTCCAGCCCGCGCGGTCGCCGGTCGCGAAGTCCGACATGTCGTCGGCCCACCAGAGCCCTTCGGGCGGCATGACGTGGTAGTCGATCGCGAGCGGGCCCTTCTTCACCGCGAACTTGAGGGTGTACGAGAGGGAGAAGAGAACCTCGAGCGCCTCCGCGTACGAGCGGGAGGTGTTCGGGTCGCCCTGACCGTCGACCATGAGGGACCTCATCGCCGGGACGTCGACCTCGACGACCTCCTTCGCGGAGGGCGAATAGAGGCGGCCCAGTTCCTTCTTGAGGTCGAGCTTCTCCACGCCAGGTCACCGCCCCAGGACGACATCGATCCCGTAGAGCACGAGTTCCAGCTTGGCTTCCGTCAGCTTGCCTACGCGGTCCGTGAGCGACGCCCGATCGAGCGTCACGATCTGCGAGACGTTCGCGACGGAATCCTTGGGCAGCCCCGTGGTCTTCGCATCAAGCGAGACGTTCCCAGGAGCGTCCGCCCACCGCAGGTTGCTCGTCAGCGGGACGCAGACGATGGTGGAGATGCGGCTGCGGTTGAAGGCGTCGCTCTGCACGACCACGACCGGACGGCGAAAACCAGGTCCGGACCCGACGGGCTCCCCCAGGTCGGCCCACCACACCTCGCCTTGCGCGATCACCATTCCGACCGTTCGAGTGCCCACCGCGCAGCCGCCATGCCGAAACCATCGCCAGCAGGAGGATCTTCGGCGTAGATCGAGTCGAGCGCCGCGGTGACACTGTCTGCGGAGTGGCGGGCGACATACTCGCGCACCGCACGGCTGTAGAGCTTGCTGCGCGACTGCTTCAGTGCGCGCGCGAGCTCATCTGCGTCGGCGAACACGTCGTCCGGTATCGATATCGCAGTCTTCATACCGAGAGTATAACTCAGCGGGAGACGAGACTCCACACTCGGCATGGAAAGGACTACACCCGCACGGGTGCTTGAACAGCCCTTATGTCGCAGCAGGCTCGATGACGTCCAAGTCCCTGCATATCTTGCGTGCGAGGAAGTCATTGATCTCGCGGTGCCGAGGAATCGCCCTGCGCCTGCAGGTGACGGATGAGAGCGACGCGCTTCACGCAGTGATGCGCAGTGACTCGCGGATGACTTTCCGGCTGCCGAGTCGTTCTTCGGCAAGTACTCGATTGGCGTCGAGGACGAGTTCGATGGCTTCAGCGAGGTTCGCGCGAGCTTCCTCGAGAGTATCCGCTTGCGTGTTCGCGCCGGGGAGCTCCTCGACGTAGCCGATGTAGCCTTCCGGCACCTGTTCGAACACCGCGGTGAATCGAAGCTTCATAGGACATGGCCTCCGGAGCCCAATCTAGCACGGTCGCTTCGTCGGTGCCTGACGCCGCATCCGAGCGGAGTCATCTGTCGCCGCGAGAGAGAAGGGCGGCGTTGACGATCAGGAGGACGAGGAGTCCGACGAGCGAGACCGCTTCGACCGGGCGAGCGCGGAATCCCTCTCCACGGCCACAGCTAGCTGCTGACGCAGCCGGTCGGCTGGAGCGGCTTGTCCTGTGTCCCGCCGCTTCTCGCCCGGACGACGAGGTCGACATCGCAGTCGAGGACGTGCAGCAGGAAGAGCACCTTGTCGACGGACTTGCGATAGTTGGTCGGATCGAGAAGCCGGTAGAACTGCGCCGGAGATGTCCCGAGCCGCCGGATGATCTCCCGCTTCGACAGGGGGCTCTTCTCGACGCGCTTCTCCGCCTCGATGGTCAGTCTGTAGAGGAGCAGGTCGCGCATGTAGCTCGGGTCCTGGTTGTACTCGAGGACCTGCTCGACGTGGACCGAACCCTCCAGACCCGACGCAAGCCGGTAGGTGAATCCTTCACGGCCGAGTTCGTCGTCGACAGAGACCTCGACGGGTGGATCGGCGGCCGTCGGCGTCGGATCGGCCTTGGCGTAGGGGAACAGGAACTGGTCACGCCAGGTCCCGACCTCGAACGCGTGCTTCCGGTTGTTGAGCCTGACGGACCTGATCTTCATAGCAGACCCTCGCGGTCGAGTTGGCGAATCAAGTCGATCACTTTGCGCGACGGACTTCCCGCCATGGGCTTCTCGTTGTCGAGATCCCATTTCAGGACGAGCACCCCGTCACGGTAGACGTGCACGTGCCGTGGGGAGTGGTCGCCCTTCCAAGAAAGGAAGACGTACCCTCCGCGTCGTACCTTGGACATGACTAGATGTTACCCCCCATGGTAACGCTTTTCAACCCCGCGGATCCTGCTCAGAGGCGTGCCACGGGACGTTGTCCGCATGAGCTGCGAGCGAGTCAGGAAGCGCTGGTCCATGGGTCGCCTAGA
This is a stretch of genomic DNA from Coriobacteriia bacterium. It encodes these proteins:
- a CDS encoding homoserine dehydrogenase — encoded protein: MRTVRIGLIGLGTVGGGVVDILRRHGEDFERRAGVSLELTRFADRDAARAAALGIPADRFTTDAADILSDPDIDVVVELVGGTGAARGIVLEALAAGKSVVTANKALMASHGREVMEAAEQAGVDIAFEASVGGGIPIIGPLKHSLDGNEIRSVVGIVNGTTNFILTRMAEDGLDFDAALAEAQAAGYAEADPTADVDGLDAAAKIAILASIAFNSRVVLSQVHAEGIRGVSAADIAYAAEMGYAIKLLAIARRAGGGIDVRVHPTMIPSSHPLASVNGVYNAIYVVGDSVGETMFFGEGAGSLPAASAVVGDLIEVARHIRSGCLNLVGCTCHELLEVRDIADLETAYYLRLVTADRPGVLAAVAGVLADRGVSIASVIQKRTLEDGRAELVFVTHLAREADFQAALAEVGSLEVVAAVAAVVRVEHL
- a CDS encoding GyrI-like domain-containing protein, producing the protein MEKLDLKKELGRLYSPSAKEVVEVDVPAMRSLMVDGQGDPNTSRSYAEALEVLFSLSYTLKFAVKKGPLAIDYHVMPPEGLWWADDMSDFATGDRAGWRWTMMIAQPDFVTGEMVESAIEDVRRKKAPAALPLVRFEEYSEGRAAQIMHVGPFSEESPTIERVHDFIARAGCERFGKHHEIYLSDVRKADPAKWKTVVRQPMR
- a CDS encoding type II toxin-antitoxin system PemK/MazF family toxin, producing the protein MAQGEVWWADLGEPVGSGPGFRRPVVVVQSDAFNRSRISTIVCVPLTSNLRWADAPGNVSLDAKTTGLPKDSVANVSQIVTLDRASLTDRVGKLTEAKLELVLYGIDVVLGR
- a CDS encoding type II toxin-antitoxin system HicB family antitoxin; this encodes MKLRFTAVFEQVPEGYIGYVEELPGANTQADTLEEARANLAEAIELVLDANRVLAEERLGSRKVIRESLRITA